Proteins encoded together in one Musa acuminata AAA Group cultivar baxijiao chromosome BXJ3-6, Cavendish_Baxijiao_AAA, whole genome shotgun sequence window:
- the LOC135581177 gene encoding uncharacterized protein LOC135581177, translating into MKPWIKILVMALAGAVVFLLLPLLFWCRLRRRLVPRTAEASPPQSLQSGIARLQLAHGSNTSGKVGRLFHHHLHHRPSQGQDQDHVPTPFCWNDHPGLVVEAVENGWSRFVFAAGRSPDHLHPRCAPVWGLCVVCDGESDSVETSWEVPVGSADFLQTVRLNPRARRSGSTGSSPLLHGESISIARMLLPLPGPSLRVSSFPQDAYFEITILYLKPHQQQQSSSRASRRAKADAGGESERAKLIAGKFLESPSDATAHDTVTPTVIDINSPNHGSKSTKEEGGKQRHSSLLSLGLTHGGSLPSRPSPGTYRGSIGFHSDGSLHLDGMKLVFESEKAEWAEVNRVIGCGFDPSKKKVFFTVDSELKHVIHCNSDTYKAPLFPLISANADAMLLVNLGQSKFKYEPANARRTPNPCFIRSSSVDGGASTIGYEDSRELFSMGRIDSEWVDAVKKSQSSSSSKKSNVNYNNDGSTVIDVDADSDLFEISLHI; encoded by the exons ATGAAGCCATGGATCAAGATCCTGGTCATGGCGCTCGCCGGCGccgtcgtcttcctcctccttcccctccTGTTCTGGTGTCGTCTGCGTCGGCGACTGGTTCCCCGGACCGCGGAAGCGAGTCCTCCTCAGAGCCTGCAATCCGGGATCGCCAGGCTTCAGCTCGCCCACGGATCGAACACCAGCGGAAAGGTGGGTCGTCtcttccaccaccacctccaccaccGCCCGAGCCAAGGCCAGGACCAGGACCACGTGCCGACACCTTTCTGTTGGAACGACCATCCCGGGCTCGTGGTGGAGGCAGTGGAGAACGGGTGGTCGCGGTTCGTATTCGCGGCCGGGCGATCGCCGGACCACTTGCACCCCCGCTGCGCCCCGGTCTGGGGCCTGTGCGTCGTCTGCGACGGGGAGAGCGACTCCGTGGAGACGAGCTGGGAGGTGCCCGTCGGATCGGCGGACTTCCTGCAAACGGTTCGGCTCAATCCGAGGGCGCGGAGGAGCGGCAGCACTGGTAGCAGTCCACTCCTCCACGGCGAATCTATCTCCATCGCGAGGATGCTTCTCCCCTTGCCCGGCCCGTCTCTGCGCGTCTCCTCCTTTCCGCAAGATGCCTACTTCGAGATCACCATCTTGTACCTGAAACCACACCAACAGCAGCAATCGTCTTCTCGCGCCAGCAGGAGGGCCAAAGCCGACGCCGGCGGCGAGAGCGAACGCGCGAAGCTGATCGCCGGCAAATTCTTGGAATCCCCGTCCGACGCCACGGCCCATGACACCGTCACTCCCACTGTAATCGACATCAACAGTCCAAACCACGGATCCAAATCCACCAAAGAGGAGGGAGGCAAACAGAGACACAGCAGTCTTCTCTCCTTGGGCCTCACCCATGGCGGTTCGCTTCCCAGTCGACCATCGCCCGGGACGTATCGGGGATCCATCGGCTTCCACTCCGACGGCTCTCTCCATCTCGACG GAATGAAGCTGGTGTTCGAGTCGGAGAAGGCCGAGTGGGCAGAGGTGAACAGGGTGATCGGCTGCGGCTTCGACCCCAGCAAGAAGAAGGTCTTCTTCACGGTGGACTCGGAGCTGAAACACGTCATCCACTGCAACTCCGACACGTACAAGGCCCCGCTGTTCCCGCTGATCTCAGCAAACGCCGACGCCATGTTGCTGGTCAATCTGGGCCAGAGCAAGTTCAAGTACGAGCCTGCAAACGCACGTCGAACGCCGAATCCCTGCTTCATCCGCTCCTCCTCGGTCGACGGTGGCGCCAGCACCATCGGCTACGAGGACAGCCGCGAGCTGTTCTCGATGGGGAGGATCGACTCCGAGTGGGTTGATGCGGTCAAGAAGAgccagagcagcagcagcagcaagaagAGCAACGTGAACTACAACAACGACGGCAGCACCGTCATCGATGTGGATGCCGATTCTGATCTCTTCGAGATCTCCCTGCACATTTGA
- the LOC135641662 gene encoding putative clathrin assembly protein At5g35200 isoform X2 — MSGGTQQSLRKYLGALKDTTTVSLAKVNSDYKELDIAIVKATNHVERPAKEKYIRAIFYAISAARPRADVAYCIHALARRLAKTHNWAVALKTLIVIHRALREVDPTFREELINYGRSRNHMLNLAHFKDDSSAYAWDYSAWVRTYALYLEERLECFHVLKYDVETDPPRTKDLETAELLEQLPSLQQLQHRLLGCQPQGAACHNVIIHLALSMVAGESIKIYNSISDGIINMVDKFFEMQRHDAVRALDIYRRAGQQAERLSEFYEVCKSMDIRRGEKFIKIEQPPASFLTAMEDYVRDAPRASTVRKDQSRDDKDAASKVVLAIEYKKTPEEEEAPPPPLPQPEPVKVEAPVSVVSEQTDLLGLNGATPVASELDNKNAMALAIVPVDNVPSSATSSSLNPENGTTGWELALVTAPSSNESAVTSSKLGGGFDKLTLDSLYDDAERRANQNVSYNPWEMGRMAGPMMQPVVHDPFYASNAVAAPHFVQMAAMAQQQQAFLLQQQMMMSGQQPQQTPLNPFGNPYADVSYASGVPLQPSNAYTRLI; from the exons ATGTCTGGAGGAACGCAGCAGAGCTTGAGGAAGTATTTGGGTGCCCTCAAAGACACGACCACTGTCAGCTTGGCCAAAGTGAACAGTGATTACAAG GAACTGGATATTGCCATTGTGAAGGCCACAAATCATGTAGAGCGTCCTGCCAAGGAGAAGTACATACGAG CCATCTTTTATGCTATTTCAGCTGCCAGACCTCGGGCAGATGTAGCTTACTGCATTCATGCTCTTGCTAGGCGTCTTGCAAAGACGCACAATTGGGCG GTTGCATTGAAAACCTTGATTGTTATACATCGTGCTCTGAGGGAAGTGGATCCCACATTCCGTGAAGAACTCATTAATTATGGGAGAAGTAGAAATCATATGCTGAACTTGGCCCATTTTAAAGATGATTCCAGTGCATATG CCTGGGATTATTCTGCATGGGTACGTACCTATGCGTTATATTTAGAGGAGAGGCTCGAGTGTTTCCATGTTCTCAAATATGACGTAGAGACAGATCCTCCG AGAACTAAGGATCTTGAGACTGCTGAGTTGCTTGAACAATTGCCATCACTACAACAACTGCAACATCGTCTACTTGGCTGCCAG CCACAAGGAGCCGCATGCCATAATGTTATAATTCATCTTGCACTTTCTATG GTTGCTGGGGAGAGTATTAAGATTTATAATTCCATTAGTGATGGTATAATTAATATGGTTGACAAG TTCTTTGAGATGCAACGACATGATGCAGTAAGGGCACTTGATATATACAGAAGAGCAGGTCAACAG GCAGAAAGATTGTCAGAATTTTATGAAGTATGTAAAAGCATGGACATCAGACGTGGAGAGAAGTTTATAAAAATTGAACAG CCTCCTGCATCATTTTTAACAGCCATGGAAGACTATGTGAGAGACGCTCCACGAGCTTCCACAGTTCGCAAGGATCAG TCAAGAGATGACAAAGATGCTGCTTCAAAAGTAGTATTGGCAATAGAGTACAAGAAGACCCCTGAAGAGGaagaagcacctccaccacccctTCCACAACCAGAACCAGTTAAAGTGGAAGCCCCTGTATCTGTAGTATCAGAACAGACAGATTTGCTG GGGCTAAATGGTGCAACTCCAGTTGCATCAGAACTAGATAACAAGAATGCTATGGCACTTGCCATTGTTCCAGTTG ATAATGTTCCTAGCTCTGCTACCTCCAGTAGTCTGAATCCAGAGAATGGAACTACAGGCTGGGAATTGGCACTTGTAACAGCTCCCAGCTCAAATGAAAGTGCTGTGACTTCAAGTAAATTG GGTGGAGGATTTGACAAGCTCACATTAGACAGCTTATACGACGATGCAGAGAGGAGAGCAAATCAGAATGTGAGCTACAACCCGTGGGAGATGGGTCGGATGGCAGGTCCAATGATGCAACCAGTGGTTCATGACCCTTTCTATGCCTCAAATGCAGTCGCTGCACCTCATTTTGTGCAGATGGCAGCAATGGCCCAGCAACAACAAGCTTTCCTACTCCAGCAGCAGATGATGATGTCTGGTCAGCAGCCTCAGCAGACCCCTTTGAACCCTTTTGGTAATCCATATGCAGATGTCTCGTATGCTTCAGGAGTGCCTCTTCAACCATCCAATGCATATACTCGCCTCATCTAG
- the LOC135641662 gene encoding putative clathrin assembly protein At5g35200 isoform X1, whose amino-acid sequence MTSSILSPRVFCWVVERDAEGTPHRGQPSPHSLEKSTLESTQQSFLPACFDPFLDSQSPSLPLLPFFRILSNLGWEQKMSGGTQQSLRKYLGALKDTTTVSLAKVNSDYKELDIAIVKATNHVERPAKEKYIRAIFYAISAARPRADVAYCIHALARRLAKTHNWAVALKTLIVIHRALREVDPTFREELINYGRSRNHMLNLAHFKDDSSAYAWDYSAWVRTYALYLEERLECFHVLKYDVETDPPRTKDLETAELLEQLPSLQQLQHRLLGCQPQGAACHNVIIHLALSMVAGESIKIYNSISDGIINMVDKFFEMQRHDAVRALDIYRRAGQQAERLSEFYEVCKSMDIRRGEKFIKIEQPPASFLTAMEDYVRDAPRASTVRKDQSRDDKDAASKVVLAIEYKKTPEEEEAPPPPLPQPEPVKVEAPVSVVSEQTDLLGLNGATPVASELDNKNAMALAIVPVDNVPSSATSSSLNPENGTTGWELALVTAPSSNESAVTSSKLGGGFDKLTLDSLYDDAERRANQNVSYNPWEMGRMAGPMMQPVVHDPFYASNAVAAPHFVQMAAMAQQQQAFLLQQQMMMSGQQPQQTPLNPFGNPYADVSYASGVPLQPSNAYTRLI is encoded by the exons ATGACGTCGTCAATTCTCTCACCTCGTGTCTTCTGTTGGGTTGTTGAAAGGGACGCCGAGGGTACACCGCACCGCGGTCAGCCTTCCCCTCACAGCTTAGAAAAGTCGACGCTTGAAAGCACGCAGCAATCATTCTTGCCTGCCTGCTTTGATCCGTTTCTTGATTCCCAGTccccctctctccctcttctcccaTTCTTCCGCATCCTCTCCAATCTTG GTTGGGAGCAGAAAATGTCTGGAGGAACGCAGCAGAGCTTGAGGAAGTATTTGGGTGCCCTCAAAGACACGACCACTGTCAGCTTGGCCAAAGTGAACAGTGATTACAAG GAACTGGATATTGCCATTGTGAAGGCCACAAATCATGTAGAGCGTCCTGCCAAGGAGAAGTACATACGAG CCATCTTTTATGCTATTTCAGCTGCCAGACCTCGGGCAGATGTAGCTTACTGCATTCATGCTCTTGCTAGGCGTCTTGCAAAGACGCACAATTGGGCG GTTGCATTGAAAACCTTGATTGTTATACATCGTGCTCTGAGGGAAGTGGATCCCACATTCCGTGAAGAACTCATTAATTATGGGAGAAGTAGAAATCATATGCTGAACTTGGCCCATTTTAAAGATGATTCCAGTGCATATG CCTGGGATTATTCTGCATGGGTACGTACCTATGCGTTATATTTAGAGGAGAGGCTCGAGTGTTTCCATGTTCTCAAATATGACGTAGAGACAGATCCTCCG AGAACTAAGGATCTTGAGACTGCTGAGTTGCTTGAACAATTGCCATCACTACAACAACTGCAACATCGTCTACTTGGCTGCCAG CCACAAGGAGCCGCATGCCATAATGTTATAATTCATCTTGCACTTTCTATG GTTGCTGGGGAGAGTATTAAGATTTATAATTCCATTAGTGATGGTATAATTAATATGGTTGACAAG TTCTTTGAGATGCAACGACATGATGCAGTAAGGGCACTTGATATATACAGAAGAGCAGGTCAACAG GCAGAAAGATTGTCAGAATTTTATGAAGTATGTAAAAGCATGGACATCAGACGTGGAGAGAAGTTTATAAAAATTGAACAG CCTCCTGCATCATTTTTAACAGCCATGGAAGACTATGTGAGAGACGCTCCACGAGCTTCCACAGTTCGCAAGGATCAG TCAAGAGATGACAAAGATGCTGCTTCAAAAGTAGTATTGGCAATAGAGTACAAGAAGACCCCTGAAGAGGaagaagcacctccaccacccctTCCACAACCAGAACCAGTTAAAGTGGAAGCCCCTGTATCTGTAGTATCAGAACAGACAGATTTGCTG GGGCTAAATGGTGCAACTCCAGTTGCATCAGAACTAGATAACAAGAATGCTATGGCACTTGCCATTGTTCCAGTTG ATAATGTTCCTAGCTCTGCTACCTCCAGTAGTCTGAATCCAGAGAATGGAACTACAGGCTGGGAATTGGCACTTGTAACAGCTCCCAGCTCAAATGAAAGTGCTGTGACTTCAAGTAAATTG GGTGGAGGATTTGACAAGCTCACATTAGACAGCTTATACGACGATGCAGAGAGGAGAGCAAATCAGAATGTGAGCTACAACCCGTGGGAGATGGGTCGGATGGCAGGTCCAATGATGCAACCAGTGGTTCATGACCCTTTCTATGCCTCAAATGCAGTCGCTGCACCTCATTTTGTGCAGATGGCAGCAATGGCCCAGCAACAACAAGCTTTCCTACTCCAGCAGCAGATGATGATGTCTGGTCAGCAGCCTCAGCAGACCCCTTTGAACCCTTTTGGTAATCCATATGCAGATGTCTCGTATGCTTCAGGAGTGCCTCTTCAACCATCCAATGCATATACTCGCCTCATCTAG
- the LOC135641794 gene encoding uncharacterized protein LOC135641794: MAVRGFRGVRDDLSELGRHLLDIACFISPLLPPPHHDSPPPSPRLPAAPPPSPRLSSRALAGILSDLAEIGGGFRSGLSRLSGAFRSPADRYGGYPDRAGYAGTVGVSEELLEFVSDLVKCPESWLDFPVSVDDPFNMSCTQREHISTVEDAIPDLQSLRLSLCPTYMSEEYFWRIYFTLLHPKLSKHDSELLSTSQILDSMRITAKETCNRPSTQSQNLDSESLPSLMSEKCSTIQQEHNEAWQDALMAKSRSQLSIDQWSEVTNPADASSDTIKFVPDDVSLRDTTEGNVLVMEKYMDSLLTEEEQVCLPYSFRRKHVSAGEEIMINRKMPKLKMSSDEESGDWQAVEDSDFEILEKSSVNKSTESFHRHT, translated from the exons ATGGCGGTGCGTGGTTTTCGTGGCGTGAGGGACGACCTCTCCGAGCTCGGCCGCCACCTCCTCGACATCGCCTGCTTTATCTCCCCACTCCTCCCCCCGCCCCATCACGACTCCCCCCCACCGTCGCCCCGCCTCCCCGCGGCACCGCCGCCATCGCCGCGCCTCTCCTCGAGGGCCCTAGCCGGAATCCTCAGCGACCTCGCGGAGATCGGAGGAGGCTTCCGAAGCGGTCTCTCTCGCCTTTCCGGCGCGTTCCGGAGCCCTGCCGATCGCTACGGAGGGTACCCCGATCGCGCCGGCTATGCGGGTACCGTCGGGGTGTCTGAGGAGCTGCTTGAGTTCGTCAGTGATCTCGTCAAGTGCCCCGAGTCATGGCTGGACTTCCCGGTGTCTGTGGATGACC CGTTTAATATGTCTTGCACTCAAAGAGAACACATTTCAACTGTTGAAGATGCTATTCCTGATTTACAATCTCTTCGACTCAGTCTTTGTCCCACCTACATGAGTGAGGAATACTTTTGGAGAATATACTTCACATTATTGCATCCCAAGCTGAGCAAACATGATTCTGAATTGTTATCTACTAGTCAG ATTTTGGACTCAATGCGCATAACTGCCAAGGAGACATGCAATAGGCCATCTACTCAATCTCAAAACCTTGACTCGGAAAGCTTACCTTCATTGATGAGTGAGAAATGTAGCACTATCCAGCAAGAACATAATGAAGCATGGCAAGATGCATTGATGGCCAAGTCGAGATCTCAATTAAGCATTGATCAGTGGTCTGAGGTAACAAATCCAGCGGATGCTTCCAGTGACACAATAAAATTTGTACCTGATGATGTTTCGTTGAGGGACACTACCGAAGGTAATGTTTTAGTGATGGAGAAGTACATGGATTCCCTCTTGACAGAAGAAGAGCAGGTGTGTTTGCCCTACTCCTTTAGGAGGAAACATGTCTCTGCCGGTGAGGAGATCATGATAAATCGAAAAATGCCAAAATTGAAGATGTCTTCTGATGAGGAATCTGGTGATTGGCAAGCAGTTGAAGATTCTGACTTCGAAATTCTGGAGAAATCTTCAGTTAATAAGAGCACTGAAAGTTTCCACCGCCATACATAA